Proteins from one Faecalibacterium sp. I3-3-33 genomic window:
- a CDS encoding ACT domain-containing protein → MYGVSKINIETDLMMISVQDVAFRGNSLSRYLDIFAETGVVVDMISQSAPHGTTIDFSFTASSSDLPLVMKAISAANLDKDAKASPLISVGYSKLNLFGEDMVTSCGVAARALNALAMAGIEVLLITTSDLDISLLVHAENEDAAYEALKKAYEL, encoded by the coding sequence ATGTACGGAGTATCGAAGATCAATATCGAGACTGATCTGATGATGATCAGTGTGCAGGACGTAGCGTTCCGGGGCAACAGTCTGTCCCGCTATCTGGATATCTTTGCAGAGACCGGCGTGGTGGTGGATATGATCAGCCAGAGCGCCCCACACGGCACTACCATTGATTTCAGCTTTACTGCATCTAGCAGTGATCTGCCGCTGGTGATGAAGGCAATCTCGGCGGCAAATCTGGATAAGGACGCCAAGGCCTCTCCCTTGATCAGCGTGGGCTATTCCAAGCTGAATCTGTTCGGCGAGGATATGGTCACCAGCTGCGGCGTGGCTGCGCGGGCGCTGAATGCGCTGGCTATGGCCGGTATCGAGGTGCTGCTGATTACTACCAGCGATCTGGATATCTCTCTGCTCGTCCACGCTGAAAACGAGGACGCCGCCTACGAGGCACTGAAAAAGGCATACGAGCTGTAA
- the dapB gene encoding 4-hydroxy-tetrahydrodipicolinate reductase — protein sequence MTEIVIQGIGGRMGHVLCDMIAQREDCCVVAGIDMKDGEQNGIPVYDSLEKLNGKGDVIIDFSSPAAVEKALPYCQTHKLPIVVCTTGLSEELQLKVVQLSRSVPVFKSANMSMGINVLAELCKRASVVLGVNYDIEIVEQHHHNKLDAPSGTALMLADAINEENDGAYHYVYDRSSVRQKRDPKEIGISAVRGGSIVGDHEVLFCGPDEVITLRHTAYSRSIFANGAVNAAVYLAKKEPGLYDMGNLIAAL from the coding sequence ATGACAGAGATCGTAATTCAGGGCATTGGCGGCCGCATGGGCCATGTGCTGTGTGATATGATCGCACAGCGGGAGGACTGCTGTGTGGTGGCCGGTATTGATATGAAGGACGGCGAACAGAACGGTATTCCGGTCTACGACAGTCTGGAAAAGTTGAATGGCAAGGGCGATGTGATCATCGATTTCAGTTCCCCTGCTGCTGTGGAAAAGGCACTGCCCTACTGCCAGACCCATAAATTGCCTATCGTGGTGTGCACCACCGGTCTTTCGGAGGAGTTGCAGCTGAAGGTAGTGCAACTGTCCCGCAGCGTTCCGGTGTTCAAGAGCGCCAATATGTCCATGGGCATCAACGTGCTGGCCGAGTTGTGCAAGCGCGCCTCTGTTGTGCTGGGCGTCAACTACGATATCGAGATCGTGGAGCAGCATCACCACAACAAGCTGGATGCTCCCAGCGGAACGGCGCTGATGCTGGCTGATGCCATCAACGAGGAGAATGACGGTGCATACCATTATGTGTACGACCGCTCCTCCGTGCGCCAGAAGCGCGACCCGAAGGAGATTGGCATCAGTGCTGTGCGCGGCGGCAGCATCGTGGGCGACCATGAGGTGCTGTTCTGCGGCCCGGACGAGGTGATCACCCTGCGGCATACCGCCTACTCCCGCAGCATCTTCGCCAACGGCGCAGTAAATGCTGCGGTCTATCTGGCGAAAAAGGAGCCGGGTCTGTACGATATGGGCAATCTGATCGCTGCACTCTGA
- a CDS encoding arginine repressor, which translates to MARSRKEDTKTKAERLQTILRLVQEHPISRQEVLLEHLRNEGFEVTQATVSRDIRELCLVKAATTEGYRYVSSRNESFNPKTQGRFETIFHESVLGVDYAGHVVLVKCYSGMANAACEVFDALQWKNVVGTLSGDDTFLIVARSERDAKTICSELTRYVGQR; encoded by the coding sequence ATGGCACGCAGCCGCAAAGAAGATACAAAAACAAAAGCGGAACGCTTGCAGACGATCCTGCGTCTTGTGCAGGAGCATCCCATCAGCCGGCAGGAGGTGCTGCTGGAGCACCTACGGAACGAAGGCTTTGAGGTAACGCAGGCCACCGTTTCCCGCGATATCCGCGAGCTGTGCCTTGTAAAGGCAGCTACCACCGAGGGTTACCGCTATGTTTCCAGCCGGAACGAAAGCTTCAACCCCAAGACCCAAGGGCGTTTTGAGACCATCTTCCACGAGTCTGTTCTGGGGGTGGATTACGCCGGGCATGTTGTGCTGGTAAAATGCTATTCCGGCATGGCCAATGCCGCCTGCGAGGTTTTTGACGCTTTACAGTGGAAAAATGTTGTCGGCACCCTTTCCGGTGATGATACCTTTTTAATTGTTGCGCGCTCGGAGCGCGATGCCAAGACCATTTGTTCGGAGCTGACCCGTTATGTGGGGCAGAGATGA
- a CDS encoding PTS sugar transporter subunit IIA produces MKDPATLVHSVRQRLWAHFEKSAPFAPEAPATEAAPADSGQLLYAPVTGRIRALTRIKDPVFSSEVLGKGCAIEPSCGEVVAPADGIVKKIAKTCHAVSLLCDNGLEVLIHVGMDTVELKGKGYELFVQAGDHVQKGQLLFRFDLQAIAAAGYTLTTPVIVTNSSRFARIEPLLSGRVTAGQQLLRAKM; encoded by the coding sequence ATGAAAGACCCCGCAACTCTTGTGCATAGCGTCCGGCAGCGGCTGTGGGCACATTTTGAGAAAAGCGCGCCGTTTGCCCCGGAAGCCCCTGCAACGGAAGCTGCGCCTGCGGACAGCGGGCAGTTGCTTTATGCACCGGTCACGGGACGCATCCGGGCACTGACACGGATCAAGGATCCGGTGTTCTCCAGCGAGGTGTTGGGCAAGGGCTGCGCCATCGAGCCCAGCTGTGGCGAGGTGGTAGCACCCGCAGACGGCATCGTGAAAAAGATCGCCAAGACCTGCCATGCCGTCAGTCTGCTGTGTGATAACGGGTTGGAGGTGCTCATCCATGTTGGCATGGACACCGTGGAGCTGAAAGGCAAAGGCTATGAGCTGTTTGTACAGGCTGGCGACCATGTGCAGAAGGGGCAGCTGCTTTTCCGGTTCGATCTGCAGGCCATCGCAGCGGCAGGCTACACGCTGACCACTCCGGTGATCGTGACCAACAGCAGTCGGTTTGCACGGATAGAGCCTTTGCTCTCCGGCCGGGTAACTGCCGGGCAGCAGCTGTTACGCGCCAAAATGTAA
- the recN gene encoding DNA repair protein RecN has translation MLSSLQIENVAVIQKAEVHFEPGLNVLTGETGAGKSILIDSINAILGNRTSKDLVRTGAAKAVIRAAFEQVPSAVLDKLEQSGYERSEALLLSREITAEGKSSCRINGMPATAAVLRDLCGGLININGQHDSVGLLNPAHHLGILDDYAQNRTVFQDYYTLYRKLVQVKRELDALITDEAEKQRKIDLLQYQVQEIEDAGLTAGEEQTLENRRKVLSNASTIRDRLAQSYALLSGSDDAAGAVDLLGEASNAVDAAAQLDPALTAAAGQLLDLYYNAKDVAADLIGRLDAYDTNDAELDEVEQRLDLLYRLKRKYGSTVEDVIAFGQKAREELDNIQHSQQRYDTLQAEKLRLYAKAREKAEVLTQTRLKAFEELNTRISGTLDFLNMPGVRMTLRHTRGPLASHGQDSVEFYISTNPGEAPKPLAKIASGGELSRITLAIKNAMADKDAVPTVIYDEIDSGVSGKAAGRIGEVLRQSAQGHQILCITHTAQIAALADCHLLIQKNVSNERTYTEIHPLDENGRVEALARLISGDHITELSRANAREMLQERKHGG, from the coding sequence ATGCTGAGCAGCCTGCAAATTGAAAATGTTGCCGTGATCCAGAAGGCAGAGGTGCACTTTGAACCGGGGCTGAATGTACTGACCGGCGAAACCGGTGCGGGCAAATCCATCCTGATCGATTCCATCAATGCGATTCTTGGCAACCGCACCTCTAAGGACTTGGTGCGCACCGGGGCTGCAAAGGCGGTGATCCGCGCTGCCTTTGAGCAGGTGCCGTCTGCGGTGCTGGATAAGCTTGAACAGTCCGGCTACGAGCGCTCGGAGGCACTGTTGCTCAGCCGCGAGATCACCGCCGAGGGGAAAAGCAGCTGCCGCATCAACGGGATGCCAGCCACGGCAGCCGTTCTGCGGGATTTGTGCGGCGGGCTGATCAACATCAACGGCCAGCACGATTCCGTAGGCTTGCTCAATCCGGCGCATCATCTGGGCATTTTGGATGATTATGCGCAGAACCGCACTGTTTTTCAGGATTACTATACCCTGTACCGGAAGCTGGTGCAGGTCAAGCGGGAACTGGATGCCCTGATCACCGATGAGGCTGAAAAACAGCGCAAAATCGACCTATTGCAGTATCAGGTGCAGGAGATCGAGGATGCCGGGCTGACTGCCGGTGAGGAGCAGACGCTGGAAAACCGCCGGAAGGTGCTGTCCAATGCGTCTACCATCCGGGATCGTCTGGCACAAAGCTATGCGCTGCTTTCCGGCAGTGATGATGCTGCAGGCGCAGTGGATCTGCTGGGGGAAGCCTCCAACGCAGTGGACGCTGCCGCGCAGCTGGACCCCGCGCTTACAGCCGCCGCCGGGCAACTGCTGGACTTATACTATAACGCCAAGGATGTGGCCGCAGATCTGATCGGGCGGCTGGATGCCTACGACACCAACGATGCAGAACTGGACGAGGTGGAGCAGCGGCTGGATCTTTTGTACCGGCTGAAGCGAAAGTACGGTAGCACGGTGGAAGATGTGATCGCTTTCGGGCAGAAAGCCCGGGAAGAGCTGGACAATATCCAGCATTCCCAGCAGCGCTATGATACTTTGCAGGCAGAAAAGCTGCGTCTTTACGCAAAAGCGCGGGAAAAGGCCGAGGTGCTGACCCAGACCCGGCTGAAAGCCTTTGAGGAGCTGAACACCCGCATTTCCGGCACGCTGGACTTTTTGAATATGCCGGGTGTGCGTATGACTTTGCGGCACACCCGCGGCCCGCTGGCCAGCCACGGGCAGGACAGCGTTGAATTCTACATCTCAACAAACCCCGGTGAAGCACCCAAGCCCCTGGCAAAGATCGCGTCCGGCGGCGAGCTGAGCCGTATCACCCTTGCCATCAAGAACGCAATGGCTGATAAGGATGCTGTGCCTACCGTGATCTATGATGAGATCGACAGCGGCGTGTCCGGCAAGGCTGCGGGACGCATCGGCGAGGTACTGCGTCAGAGCGCGCAGGGGCATCAGATCCTGTGCATCACCCACACGGCGCAGATCGCAGCACTGGCCGATTGTCATCTGCTTATCCAGAAAAATGTGTCTAACGAGCGCACCTATACCGAGATCCATCCGCTGGACGAAAACGGCCGCGTGGAGGCCTTGGCACGTCTCATCTCCGGCGACCACATTACAGAGCTTTCCCGCGCCAATGCCCGGGAAATGTTGCAGGAGCGCAAGCACGGCGGCTGA
- a CDS encoding NAD(+)/NADH kinase: protein MTIYISPNPGKTSASEIALRAAQILLTQGAAVLMCDALRESSTAGVVYLPLEQCLERADVILTIGGDGTILHEANLSLRYAKPILGINLGRCGFLATCEIGEMETKLAAVARGEFRLDNRMLLYARVLGQDGWEGHALNDVVVTKGRLQQAIDFSIYCDDILVEHYRGDGVIVATPTGSTAYSLAAGGPILDSQTKGVVVTPICPHSLASPAMVFAQERKLNVCVGQVADDEVFISCDGGIGYPLKAGATAEIRLSDQNVKLITFGRADQFQAIDQKLRKRQ from the coding sequence ATGACGATCTACATTTCGCCCAACCCGGGCAAGACCTCCGCCAGCGAGATCGCGCTGCGTGCGGCGCAGATCCTGCTGACCCAAGGCGCAGCTGTGCTGATGTGCGATGCTCTGCGAGAAAGCAGCACGGCAGGGGTCGTTTATCTGCCGCTGGAGCAGTGTCTGGAGCGCGCTGACGTGATCCTGACTATCGGCGGGGACGGCACCATCCTGCACGAAGCGAATCTCTCGCTCCGGTACGCAAAACCCATCCTCGGCATCAATCTGGGACGCTGCGGCTTTCTGGCCACCTGCGAGATCGGCGAAATGGAAACAAAACTGGCTGCTGTGGCGCGGGGCGAGTTCCGGCTGGACAACCGGATGCTTTTATATGCCCGGGTGCTGGGTCAGGATGGCTGGGAAGGCCATGCCCTCAACGATGTAGTTGTGACCAAAGGGCGCTTGCAGCAGGCTATCGACTTTAGCATTTACTGCGATGATATTCTGGTAGAGCACTACCGGGGCGATGGCGTTATTGTGGCGACGCCCACCGGCTCTACGGCCTACTCGCTGGCAGCCGGCGGCCCGATCCTTGATTCGCAGACCAAGGGTGTTGTGGTGACCCCCATCTGCCCCCACAGTCTGGCCAGCCCGGCCATGGTATTTGCGCAGGAGCGCAAGCTGAACGTCTGTGTGGGGCAGGTAGCAGACGATGAAGTGTTTATCAGCTGTGATGGCGGTATTGGCTACCCCCTCAAGGCGGGTGCTACCGCAGAGATCCGTCTGTCCGATCAGAACGTCAAGCTTATCACCTTTGGGCGGGCAGACCAGTTTCAGGCCATTGACCAGAAACTGCGTAAAAGACAATAA
- the dxs gene encoding 1-deoxy-D-xylulose-5-phosphate synthase — translation MESLLLDKIDQPSDLKKLNAQQVEKLCAEIRHFMLENISKTGGHLASNLGTVELTVALHRVLETPKDKIVFDVGHQCYTHKLLTGRRKQFDHLRQLDGISGFPNPHESVHDAFIAGHGNTALSLAIGMAWAKKIKREPGLVVAVIGDGAFTGGMVYEGMNNIGGLDNLLVILNDNKMSISKNVGALARYLTHLRTTTAYYDAKDNVRSFLDGVPVIGTPMKKSLIGAKTLVRRAMYHSTMFEDMGFEYIGPVDGHNVEELERTLRSIYQRPGPHFLHVVTKKGKGYQPAEMNPGNYHGVSAFDPDGMPDPEVAPKESFSTVFGKLLVQEGTQNPKLCAITAAMKYGTGLQFFAHRHPQRFFDVGMAEQHAVTFAAGLASQGMLPVVCIYSTFLQRSYDQIIHDVNLLKENVVFAIDRAGFVPADGETHQGIYDAAFLSQMGIPVYAPSNYEELQYWLHYLLQDTVSGPRAIRYPRGGESAKLAQYPCTKREYDFLRETPGAEVLLVSYADELEDLLDAAEQLNATSQNVDVLKLVKLYPFTDKLIDTVSKYKIMLFAEECVATGGIGEHLACALQQKGWNGCFLHCAVHTACLPHATVPQIKQCTGLDAADLAQAVRAALTKGENEL, via the coding sequence ATGGAATCGTTGTTGCTGGACAAGATCGATCAGCCCAGCGATCTTAAAAAGCTGAACGCACAGCAGGTGGAGAAGCTTTGCGCGGAGATACGGCATTTTATGCTAGAAAACATCTCCAAGACCGGTGGGCATCTGGCCTCTAATCTTGGCACCGTAGAGCTTACCGTGGCGCTGCACCGTGTGCTGGAAACGCCCAAGGATAAGATCGTATTCGATGTAGGGCATCAGTGCTATACCCACAAACTGCTCACCGGACGCCGGAAGCAGTTTGACCATTTGCGGCAGCTGGATGGCATTTCCGGCTTCCCGAACCCCCACGAAAGTGTGCACGATGCCTTTATTGCCGGACATGGCAATACGGCGCTTTCGCTGGCCATTGGCATGGCTTGGGCAAAAAAGATCAAGCGCGAGCCCGGGCTTGTGGTGGCGGTGATCGGTGATGGTGCTTTTACCGGCGGCATGGTATACGAGGGCATGAACAACATCGGCGGGCTGGACAATCTGCTTGTGATCCTGAACGATAACAAGATGTCCATCTCTAAAAATGTTGGTGCACTGGCGCGGTATCTGACCCATCTGCGCACAACTACGGCTTATTACGATGCCAAGGATAATGTGCGCAGCTTTCTGGACGGCGTGCCGGTGATCGGCACGCCGATGAAAAAGTCGCTGATCGGCGCAAAAACGCTGGTACGCCGTGCCATGTACCACTCCACCATGTTTGAGGATATGGGCTTTGAGTACATCGGCCCGGTGGACGGTCATAATGTGGAGGAGCTGGAGCGCACCCTGCGCTCGATCTACCAGCGGCCTGGTCCGCACTTTTTGCATGTTGTGACCAAAAAAGGTAAGGGCTATCAGCCGGCAGAGATGAACCCGGGCAACTATCACGGTGTATCTGCCTTTGACCCGGACGGAATGCCGGATCCGGAGGTTGCGCCGAAGGAGTCCTTCTCCACTGTTTTCGGCAAGCTGCTGGTGCAGGAAGGAACGCAAAACCCGAAGCTCTGCGCAATTACCGCAGCCATGAAGTACGGCACCGGACTGCAATTTTTTGCCCACCGTCACCCGCAGCGTTTTTTTGATGTGGGCATGGCAGAGCAGCACGCTGTCACCTTTGCGGCAGGTCTTGCCAGTCAGGGAATGCTGCCGGTGGTGTGCATCTACTCCACTTTCCTACAGCGCTCCTACGACCAGATCATCCATGATGTCAACCTTTTAAAGGAGAATGTGGTCTTTGCCATCGACCGCGCAGGTTTTGTTCCCGCAGACGGCGAGACCCATCAGGGCATCTACGATGCAGCCTTCCTCAGCCAGATGGGCATCCCGGTCTATGCGCCCTCTAACTACGAGGAGCTGCAATACTGGCTGCACTATTTGCTGCAGGATACGGTCTCCGGCCCGCGGGCCATCCGTTACCCCCGCGGCGGCGAGAGTGCAAAGCTAGCGCAGTATCCCTGCACAAAGCGGGAATATGATTTTTTGCGCGAGACGCCCGGGGCAGAGGTCCTTCTGGTCAGCTATGCAGACGAGCTAGAGGATCTGCTGGACGCTGCCGAGCAATTGAACGCTACATCGCAGAATGTAGATGTCCTGAAGCTTGTAAAGCTGTACCCCTTTACAGATAAACTTATCGATACTGTGTCGAAATATAAAATTATGCTGTTTGCAGAGGAATGTGTTGCAACCGGTGGCATTGGCGAGCATCTGGCCTGTGCTCTGCAGCAAAAGGGCTGGAACGGCTGCTTTTTGCACTGTGCTGTTCACACGGCCTGTCTGCCGCACGCGACTGTTCCGCAGATCAAGCAGTGCACCGGTCTGGATGCTGCGGATCTTGCGCAGGCAGTCCGGGCTGCCCTTACGAAAGGAGAAAACGAACTGTGA
- the tyrS gene encoding tyrosine--tRNA ligase, whose translation MTLYEELKARGLVAQITDEEIIDLINNGKATFYIGFDCTADSLTAGHFLALTLMKRLQLAGNKPIALIGGGTTMIGDPSGRTDMRKMLTKDDIAHNAACFKKQMEKFIDFSEGKALMLNNADWLLDLNYVELLREVGACFSVNNMLRAECYKQRMEKGLSFLEFNYMIMQSYDFYYMFQHYGCNMQFGGDDQWSNMLGGTELIRRKLGKDAYAMTVTLLTDSQGKKMGKTAGNAVWLDPNKTSPFEFYQYWRNVGDADVMKCIRMLTFLPLEQIEEMSTWQDQRLNEAKEILAYEMTSMVHGKEEAEKAQNAARALFSGNAMDTEHMPSTQLTEADLTDGAIGILTLMVKAGLAASNGEARRLVVQGGVLADGEKVAAPTVSFTAEQLAKGIVIKKGKKIYHKVTL comes from the coding sequence ATGACGCTGTACGAAGAACTGAAGGCCCGCGGTCTGGTAGCCCAGATCACCGATGAAGAGATCATCGACCTGATCAACAATGGTAAGGCTACCTTTTACATCGGCTTTGACTGCACCGCCGACAGCCTGACTGCCGGCCATTTTCTGGCACTGACCCTGATGAAGCGCCTGCAGCTGGCTGGTAATAAGCCCATCGCCCTGATCGGCGGCGGCACTACTATGATCGGTGACCCCTCCGGCCGCACCGATATGCGCAAGATGCTGACCAAGGACGATATCGCCCATAATGCAGCTTGCTTTAAGAAGCAGATGGAGAAGTTTATCGATTTCTCCGAGGGCAAGGCGCTGATGCTGAACAACGCCGACTGGCTGCTGGATCTGAACTACGTTGAACTGCTGCGCGAAGTAGGCGCCTGCTTCTCCGTGAACAACATGTTGCGCGCCGAGTGCTATAAGCAGCGCATGGAGAAGGGTCTGTCCTTCTTAGAGTTCAACTACATGATCATGCAGAGCTACGACTTCTACTACATGTTCCAGCACTACGGCTGCAATATGCAGTTCGGCGGCGATGACCAGTGGAGCAATATGCTGGGCGGCACCGAGCTGATCCGCCGCAAACTGGGCAAGGATGCCTACGCCATGACCGTGACCCTGCTGACCGACTCTCAGGGCAAGAAGATGGGCAAGACTGCCGGCAACGCTGTCTGGCTGGATCCCAACAAGACCAGCCCCTTCGAGTTCTACCAGTACTGGCGCAACGTGGGCGATGCCGATGTGATGAAGTGCATCCGTATGCTCACCTTCCTGCCGTTGGAGCAGATCGAAGAGATGAGCACTTGGCAGGATCAGCGCCTGAACGAGGCCAAGGAGATTCTTGCCTACGAGATGACCAGCATGGTGCATGGCAAGGAAGAGGCCGAAAAAGCTCAGAATGCTGCCCGCGCACTGTTCAGCGGCAATGCGATGGATACCGAGCACATGCCCAGCACCCAGCTGACCGAGGCTGACCTGACGGACGGTGCTATCGGCATCCTGACCCTGATGGTCAAGGCCGGTCTGGCTGCTTCCAACGGCGAGGCTCGCCGTCTGGTGGTGCAAGGCGGTGTGCTGGCAGACGGCGAAAAGGTCGCTGCTCCCACCGTCAGCTTTACCGCAGAGCAGCTTGCCAAGGGTATCGTCATCAAGAAGGGCAAAAAGATCTACCACAAGGTAACGCTGTAA
- a CDS encoding TlyA family RNA methyltransferase, translating into MKIRLDQYLVQNGLVQSRERAKALIMAGVVFVNQQKVDKAGEMIKEDAVVEVRGHDIGYVSRGGLKLEKAMKCFPLTPNGKVCMDIGASTGGFTDCMLQNGAVKVYAVDVGYGQLAWSLRTDERVVNMERTNIRYVTPEDLAEPIEFFSVDVSFISLHHIFPVAQRITTPDAMGVCLVKPQFEAGREKVGKNGVVRDPAVHREVLHNAMSYAAENGFVVRGLDYSPVKGPEGNIEYLMFVQKSAQPAVLDDDAAAQVVAASHTTLDC; encoded by the coding sequence GTGAAAATTCGGTTGGATCAATATCTTGTGCAGAACGGCCTTGTGCAGAGCCGGGAGCGCGCCAAAGCTCTGATCATGGCCGGTGTGGTTTTTGTCAACCAGCAAAAGGTGGACAAGGCCGGCGAGATGATTAAGGAGGACGCTGTGGTCGAAGTTCGCGGCCACGATATCGGCTACGTCAGCCGCGGCGGTCTAAAGCTGGAAAAGGCCATGAAGTGTTTCCCTCTTACCCCTAACGGCAAGGTGTGCATGGACATCGGTGCGTCCACCGGTGGCTTTACCGACTGTATGCTGCAAAATGGTGCAGTGAAGGTGTATGCCGTAGACGTTGGCTACGGTCAGCTGGCATGGAGCCTGCGGACAGATGAGCGCGTGGTGAACATGGAGCGCACGAACATCCGCTATGTTACGCCGGAAGATCTGGCAGAGCCCATTGAGTTTTTCAGTGTGGATGTTTCCTTTATTTCTCTGCACCACATTTTCCCGGTGGCGCAGCGCATTACTACCCCGGACGCCATGGGTGTCTGTCTGGTGAAGCCGCAGTTCGAAGCAGGTCGCGAGAAGGTGGGCAAAAATGGCGTGGTGCGCGACCCCGCCGTGCACCGCGAGGTGCTACACAACGCTATGTCCTATGCTGCAGAAAACGGCTTTGTGGTGCGCGGGCTGGATTACAGCCCGGTCAAGGGGCCGGAGGGCAATATCGAGTACCTGATGTTCGTGCAAAAGAGCGCCCAGCCCGCTGTGCTGGACGATGATGCTGCCGCACAGGTGGTGGCAGCAAGCCACACCACGCTGGATTGTTAA
- a CDS encoding CapA family protein — protein MKQEPLKRRRPVARKRGRKQTLRAVVLSVLAVSVIALCLGIWTKLPGEDVPVGGIEPPEDALSPASSVATPEPEPEPQPVVETIRFSATGDNLIHAPIYKQAARRAGEAGKYSFDYCYEHIAPFYAEQDVNWINQETLCSDTLAPSTYPSFSTPGDCARALYRAGVRVFSLSNNHTYDKGASGIAATLQFWESMPEDVVTTGLWRGEEDYDRIPLQTVNGVTIAYLSYTEHTNGIRQNKNMTANVIYTSQTDVIERQVRLARQQADFVVVGVHWGVEDSHAIVDSQRTLAQNLADWGADVIVGTHPHVLQDAQWLTAADGRRSFVAFSLGNFLSTQSRPDQLVGAILTLQLQKTTQPNGSVQCEVLEPQLHPTVTHYDAGKSNVRTYLLRDYTQELAAAHGVRANYSDFSLDRIQKIAQNNISASFLALT, from the coding sequence ATGAAGCAGGAGCCTTTAAAGCGGCGGCGTCCGGTTGCCCGTAAGCGCGGCCGAAAGCAAACGCTCCGGGCGGTGGTGCTGTCAGTTCTGGCTGTGAGCGTGATAGCACTGTGTCTGGGGATCTGGACAAAGCTTCCGGGAGAAGATGTACCGGTGGGCGGCATCGAGCCGCCGGAGGATGCACTATCCCCTGCTTCATCCGTTGCGACCCCGGAGCCGGAGCCCGAACCGCAGCCCGTGGTGGAAACCATCCGGTTTTCTGCAACAGGAGATAACCTGATCCATGCCCCTATCTATAAACAGGCTGCCCGCCGGGCAGGCGAAGCTGGAAAGTACAGCTTTGATTACTGTTATGAGCACATCGCTCCTTTCTATGCCGAGCAGGATGTGAACTGGATCAATCAGGAGACCCTTTGCAGCGACACCCTTGCACCCTCCACCTACCCCAGCTTTTCCACCCCCGGTGACTGTGCGCGGGCACTGTACCGCGCCGGGGTGCGGGTGTTCAGCCTGTCCAATAACCACACCTACGATAAGGGCGCCTCCGGCATTGCGGCCACGCTGCAATTCTGGGAGTCCATGCCGGAGGATGTGGTCACCACCGGTCTGTGGCGCGGCGAAGAAGATTACGACCGTATCCCGCTGCAAACCGTCAACGGTGTGACCATCGCCTATCTCTCCTACACAGAGCACACCAACGGCATCCGCCAGAACAAGAATATGACGGCCAATGTCATCTACACCAGCCAGACTGATGTGATCGAGCGGCAGGTGCGCTTGGCACGCCAGCAGGCGGATTTTGTGGTGGTTGGGGTGCACTGGGGTGTAGAGGACAGCCACGCCATCGTGGACAGCCAGCGCACACTGGCGCAGAATCTGGCAGACTGGGGTGCAGATGTCATTGTGGGCACCCACCCCCATGTATTGCAGGACGCCCAGTGGCTTACCGCAGCGGACGGACGGCGAAGTTTTGTAGCCTTCTCGCTGGGTAATTTTCTCAGCACCCAGAGCCGCCCGGATCAGCTGGTGGGCGCTATCCTGACCTTGCAGCTGCAAAAGACTACCCAGCCGAACGGCTCGGTACAGTGCGAAGTGCTTGAACCGCAGCTGCACCCCACCGTGACCCATTACGATGCCGGAAAATCCAATGTGCGCACCTATCTTTTGCGCGATTACACGCAGGAATTGGCAGCAGCGCATGGTGTGCGGGCAAATTATTCTGATTTCAGCCTTGACAGGATACAAAAAATCGCGCAAAATAATATCAGCGCATCCTTTTTAGCACTTACATAA